In Curtobacterium sp. TC1, the following proteins share a genomic window:
- a CDS encoding C40 family peptidase: MGRHALPAAADDRQPSRATPRTAVAPASPSPEPQQLRPRGRRSALGPAAAQATFVEHPKPTRTVRMQSRPAPVSSAPVASVAGAAVLSRTAVLRAERAVDPRHIRRAANAKRAAILLAPAIAVTSSLTLAVPANAATPAETQQGTTTAQAAQTFTVAHDVKVPVVTTDGMTTTTTVVSYPTLDLRFGVTTAQAQSALSAALSAGGDRATIVETALQYMGDPYVEGGASHEGIDCSGLTMVAYAAVGIPLVHYVPTQDAAATTIPESEALPGDLVVYDDEDHVGLYLGQGLVLQAPHPGEVVDIVPMYSAAHHFARLLPAGS, translated from the coding sequence CCCGCATCGCCGTCCCCGGAACCGCAGCAGCTGCGTCCCCGTGGTCGGCGCTCGGCGCTCGGGCCCGCCGCCGCACAGGCGACCTTCGTCGAGCACCCGAAGCCGACCCGGACCGTCCGGATGCAGTCGCGCCCGGCACCCGTCTCCTCGGCACCCGTCGCCTCGGTCGCCGGTGCCGCCGTCCTGAGCCGGACGGCCGTGCTGCGTGCCGAGCGCGCCGTGGACCCCCGGCACATCCGCCGCGCCGCGAACGCCAAGCGCGCCGCGATCCTGCTCGCACCCGCGATCGCCGTGACCTCGAGCCTGACGCTGGCCGTGCCGGCGAACGCGGCGACCCCGGCGGAGACGCAGCAGGGCACGACGACCGCGCAGGCCGCGCAGACCTTCACCGTGGCGCACGACGTCAAGGTCCCGGTCGTCACCACCGACGGCATGACCACCACGACCACCGTCGTCTCGTACCCGACGCTCGACCTGCGCTTCGGCGTCACGACGGCCCAGGCGCAGTCGGCCCTGTCGGCGGCGCTGTCCGCCGGCGGCGACCGCGCCACCATCGTCGAGACCGCCCTGCAGTACATGGGAGACCCCTACGTCGAGGGCGGCGCGAGCCACGAGGGCATCGACTGCTCCGGCCTGACGATGGTCGCGTACGCCGCGGTCGGCATCCCGCTCGTCCACTACGTGCCGACGCAGGACGCCGCCGCGACGACGATCCCCGAGTCCGAGGCGCTGCCCGGCGACCTGGTCGTGTACGACGACGAGGACCACGTCGGCCTGTACCTCGGCCAGGGACTCGTGCTGCAGGCCCCGCACCCGGGCGAGGTCGTCGACATCGTGCCGATGTACTCGGCCGCACACCACTTCGCGCGCCTGCTGCCCGCCGGCAGCTGA